The nucleotide window ATTCTCTGTCGACTGATACCACTGTTAAATAAACCACTAGCGGTCAAAGACATAATGGCCACAATGCCAGTAGTTAAAATTCCAAAAGCCACAATAGTTTCAATTAAAGATTGGCCTGAATTATTTTTTTGCATAAAATTAAAATATAAAAACAAAAATCCTATTCAATGGTTAAATCATCAAAATAAACATCACCAACTGACACTTTCCAATCCCAGACATCTCCCAATAATATTCGATTAAAAGACGAAATCGCGCTAGAGGTAGCAACAACAATATCGTCAATTTTTAAAACTACTCCACTACCAGAAGAATAATCAAACTCAAATTTATGCCAACCGGTAGTACGAGTTATATTTGTCCTTCCCCAACTTCCAATTCTATATACATATTCATTTTCTACACCAGTTCCCAACGTACTATCCGTATCTACTCCTAAAAAAACTGTTGTAATTCCATCATCAACCCAAACCCCAGTTGTCATTTCCGCATCACTCGCATTATCATAAAAATAAACAGTCACCCTTTCTCCGATAGCTCTAGTTTGAATTATATCTTTATTCTCATTAGTTGTGTAACTTTTTATCCCATCATGATAATAATATTCACTACTTGTTGGTGTCCCACCTAAAGACGTCCATCGACCAAAGCCATGTTCAAAATCTTCATGATAAAAATTAACAATCGGCTCTGGATTAACATATTTGCGAATTAAAACTTTACCTGGATGATATGTGGTGGTATAGCCATAATTATTATATAAACCTAAAATTTCATTGGCGGTTAATGAACGGTTAAATACCAACGCATCATCAATCGAACCATACCAAGCCTCAGAACTACCACCTGGATTCATACCTATTCTAAAATTATTATCCGATGCATCATATCCGGGCGTAACTCCAGTAGAATAAACTGCTAACCCATTTTTATAAAAAGATGTATTACTAGAACCAAAAACAGCACAAACATACTGCCAAGTGTTTAAATTCATTGACACGCCGGTAGATCTATAGGCACCTCCATCTGCAATTCGCCAAAGTCCGTAATGACCTTCAATTGCCCAATCCCATCCGCTATTATCTGTACTCATTAAATCATCAGTATTCATAGGGTTAGTTGGATAAGCCCAAGCACACATAGTGGTAGTATGGCCAGAAGACTGGTCTATATTTAAATTAGTAGCCACATAATCAGCGCCGTCAAAACTATAAGCCCCTCCGCGCATTCCATTGCTAATCCAAGTTGGACAACTCGTGCCAAAACATGTTCCATTATTTCCGTTGCCAGAAGTATCGGCATAACTGCCTGCCGTGTCAAAATCCCACGCGCCCACCACGCCATCTATCTCACGAATAAAAGTATTAGCTACACTGCTTTCGCTCGTTAAATCTGGATCACCATAATACATTTTAATATTATTATCGCCAATGTTTAATTGTGGCACTTTAACCCAAAAAACTGCATACAAATCACCAGAGCTTTCCATCCAATAAGATAAAAATTGAGTTTCATCTGCATTTAAAAATCTAATATCACCAAAGTCTTCTTGCATTTCTAGTTCTCTATCAACAATCACTTTGACCTGATAATCCGTTAGTATTTGGCTGGCTATATTAGTGATAGTAATTGTTTTTGAATCAGTAAAATCAAAATGACAATCTGCTTCACAGTTTATAAAAGTTTCATTTCCCTCACACACATCATCTCCACAATTTGACTCATCATCATCGCTTGTACTCTCGCAACCCTCATCAACCAAATCTACACTTCCATCTCCATCATTATCTACACTTCCATCTCCATCATTATCAATTCCATCACTACATTCAAAAATTAATCTTTCTTCATTTTCTAAATTGTAATTAACAATCGGTTCTGAATTTGCATATTTTCTGACCCTTACCCAATCTACTATTGTTGATGTATTTGCTGCCTCACTTAATCGTATCGTTATATATCTAATTAATGAAGAATTGGTTGTTGTCCTTGTGTCAATGATTGCTCCAGTTGAATAGTTTATTGTATACCAATTATACGCCGTATCTGTTCCATCCGTCCGCAACCAACGAGTTATATAATCAGTATTTGCATTTACTGTCGTATTCCATGTTCCATTCCAATAACATTTTCCTGTCGTGTAAGCCCATGAAGCACCATTATAAAAATAACCATAGTCAAATCCTATTGGACTCCCCCCTCCTAAGTTTGTAGCTGCATAAAATCTGTTTCTATAATATGCACCTTCTTTGTGCTTTGTCTCAATAAAAAACGATGGTGATGTAGGTATAAAAGCCGATGAAATTGACACTGGAACAATGCTAGTTGATGCTAAGGTAACCTGCCCGTTGGCTACGGTTATAGTCCCACCCGAAACATTTGTTGCCCAATTTGCCGCCAAGTTAGTTCCTATAAAATCATCAAAAAAATCAAAAGTTAAATCTCCATTACTTATTGTAGCCACATCTTCATTGCCATAATACATATAAATCTGATTATCGCCCATATCTAATTCTGGCACTTTAACCCAAAAAACTGCATAACTTTCTCTATAACTTTCACGCCAATAATTTAATTCTATTGTGTTGGTAGTTTGAGTAAAACGAATGTCGTCAAAATCTGGTTGCATCTTACCCTCTTCATAATTAACCTGGATTTTAACTTGATAATCGGTTAAAGTTTGATCTGAATTGTTATTAATTGTAATCGGCGTACGATATTTATAACCAGCCAAGCCAGCACAATCACTGTCATTTTCAACTGTACAACCTTCTGGACAACAACCGTCATCTGAGCCACCTTCCAATTTTAATCCACAAGCTACCGGCGAACATGTAGCATCACAGTCTGTACCCGAACACACCTGGCATGCTCCGCAATCTTCATCAGCGACACAAGTCACATTTTGGCATGCACCACTACAACATAATTGATCTCCGGGACAATCAATTGGCGTCCCACTACAACATGGTACCATTGTGTTATTATCTAAACATATACCCGCCCCCCCGACAACACCATTACATGCTGGCCGAAGAACACAACCACCGATGCCATCGCATTCCTGATGACACAAAGTATCATCTATAGCCGTGCAATCTGATTCACAACAATCCAAGGGACAATTATTGAAAGCTTCATCGCCCTCACAAACACCATCGATTTTACAAACTAACGAACTACGCTCGACTTCACCTGAGCGTAAAGAAATCTGACCACTGGTTGAAGAAATATCAATTATTTTTCCTTGAGTTTTCATTTCTAGGGCCATTGTAATTTTACAATCTGGTCCTGATATTTTTCCACTGGGTGGAATAAAAATAATCTCATCACCACCAACGACGCTTTGAATATAAACTTTTTTAGGCAAAACTGTTTCTTGAATTTTTTCATTTTCATCATAATCACCATCACCGTCATAATCAGCAAACAAAATATATCTGTCGCTTGGACTAGTAATTTTAACTCCATAACCACCCGCCGGACGCTCAGTCTGACCAGCTGGAATTTCTCCGGCCAAAGTTTTCATTTGAGCCTGACGCAAGACACTGGCCAACCTATCAGCTTCATCACTTAAACTCCTCTGACGTCCAGCCTCACGGTAATTAATTAAAACAATTCCCAATAATAAAACCATGATGCCGGTAGCCACCATTAATTCCGTAATAGTAAAACCGTGATGTTGTTTTTTTATTTTGGAAAACATTATTAAATAATTATTTTTAGAGAATAAAACCCTAGCGGAAAGTACATGGGGTTTGGGGTAACAACTAAATATTTTTTTTATATTATCCTAAATTTAGTTGTTGTCATCCTGAACTCTAGTCCGCCAAATCGGAGGATGTTTCAGGATCTGTTAACGCTTAAAAACTTAACTACAAATTGAGACGTCTCTCTTGGCCACAGATGCTGAAATAAATTCAGCACGACAATACTAATCCCTACTCACTACAACCTACTCACTACTCACTAGCCCAATCCCAACAATTGCACCAAAGATTGTCCCCAAAACATAGTTATTAAAGTTGCTGTAGTTAAAAATGGTGCAAATGGTATGCGACTCTTCCAACCTTTTTGATTAAATAAAATTAAACTTATACCTACAATCGAACCCAAAATATAAGCTAAAAATAAAGCGACCATTAATTCTGGCCAGCCTAATAAAAAGCCCATCATTAAACCCAAACGCATATCACCACCCCCAACCCATCGGCCCTTTGAAATTAAAAATTGAATTAGATAAAAACCTAAACCCACGCTACCAGCAATTAACAATTCCCACCAAACATAACCTAAAATTAAATTTAAAATTAAAGCTAATCCAACAGCGGGTAAAACAATTTTATCTAAAATCAATTCATGTTTTAAATCATAAACAAAAATCACGATTAAAAATAAAATCATCAGCCAATCTCGAGCTAACAACCACGTGTTATTAAAGTCTATCAAATAAGCTAAAACAAATAAGCCAGCCGCCGCTAATTCTACCCAAGGATATTGCCAGCTAATTTTTTGTTGACAATGCCGACACTTGCCTTTTTGAATTATAAAACTAACAATTGGAATTAATTCAAACCAACTTAAAAAATTTTTACATCGAGGACAAAAAGACCGCCCCTTCCAAGGCGATGATTTTATTTCTAAACGATAAATTAGGCAGTTTAAAAAACTCCCCAAACACAAACCTAGGATGAAAACGCCTGCAATTATCATACTTATATTATAACACTTTTAAATTATTTTAAAAAGTAATTTTATTTACAAAAAAGAACCCCGCAAAGCATTCTTTAAATTCCATTGCTTTATTGTACTAAGATAACTTTTTCTAAGTTTGATAAGTATTTATATCTTTACAATAGTCGTCACTAAAACAAACCCAAACACTATTCCAAATTCAAATGCACACTTTAATAAAAAAGGGCGCTTTAGCGCCCTCTATATTTGCTTAATAAACGAATATTCGTCTATATCTCCCTCATACATAAAATTATAGAGTGTATATTCTATTCTTGATCCGTTTTCTAAAATATAACCAACGGCATATCTTCTACGCCCAAACTCATATGTATCTAGATACAAAGAATCGCCATATACGCAAAAAACGTTTAATGGACCTAAGGGTCCAAAACTAATTGCGCACATATATGAATAACCCTCGATTCTTTCTATATCATCAGTGTAGTTTATGCTTGTATATTTCCATCTTCCGATTATATTTCTCCCCAACGATACATCAGCTTCAATAGTATCGCCGGGTAAGACGTCTACTATTTTGGGCACGGAAATATAAGTATCTTTTACTAAATCGATCGTATACTGGCCCTCCTTAAGCATAAAAATATGTGGTGAGTTGATCTGAGCAGAAGAATCATTGATTATGATTGTGCCCACATAATTACTGGGAATAGCTCCGACTCTTACCCAACCATAGCACAACGTATCAACTCCATCATCATCTGGTGGGTTGGTAACTACATTTTTACCACAACCCATAATCGCGATGAAAATAACAAATAAGATGCACCCCCATGCAATCATCTTACTAAGCATAGCAATACCTCCTTTGGTATTTTTAAGTTTACAATGAACCTGTAAATGAATGTGATTTTATTATATTGTTTTTATTTATATTTGCCAAGTATGTTTATCTAAAATAATTATTATTGAATTACTATAATTTGTTTATCAAAATTCACCCATGATTCATTAGATGCAGTATTGCATTCATCTAAAAATTCACTCTTAAAACACCCGCTCTGGCCTCCGTTTGTGTGACAACTCCCCGTGCACCACCCCCAGTTATCCTGAACCTGAATGCGCGGTTTGTAGATATTAACAGTTTGATTGATCCCATCTATGACCATATCTTTTTCACAATTGTCTTCTCTATCTATACGAAAATCGCAAGAAGGCAAATCGTTTTTATAAGCATACACATGTGTCATGGCAAAATATGCATCATTCATACACCCTGCTTCGGAAGTCCCAAATGAGGTATTGTTGCAATCATCCCAGCGATTTTTCAATAAAACATTGTCTTTTTCCCAAGCATTTGATTCATCGCCAGCGTCGACTACTATTCTACGAATTGGCATCTGATTATCATCTGCTTTGGCATAAAAACGAATCTCGGCGCGTTCACCGTTTTTAATAACTGGGCTACCATCAATATATTTATCAGTCGGACTAATTACGTCAAAATTATTAGAAGTCTCCACACCTTTTACTTGTGGTGGAATGCCACAATAGGTTGTAGCCGTGCCAGCATCTCGAGTTGAAAAAGGACACAAGGTTGAAGGTGGCGACCACGCGTGTGTTGTTGTTAATAGATTATATTCAAAATCATCAATATTAAATTCATATACCCCATTGGCCGAAGCGAAAACTCTATCCAAACCACTACTGATATAAGTAATCCCATCTCTCCAACTACTAGAATATATCGCATACATCGCCCCAGCATAATCAACGCACACACCTAACCCACTATTGTCGGTTATGTAGGTATCTAAAATGTTACTACTTGAACCAATCGCTCCCCATGGTTTACAATTTGAATTTAAATCTTTATCATCAATAGAACTAAAACCTATTGCTGTATCGTAATTTTGCATTCGACTAATATTCTGCCAATTATTAACCCGGTTCGTCCAAGCTTGTGTTAAAGTGGGAAAATTTGTGCTATTTTCCGTCACATCAACTACCGTTTTACAACCTTGTTTGAGATGAATTTTTATATTTTCAATTAAAAAGGCTAAAGAACCGCCATAATCTTCCGCTCTTATTCCTATGGATTTTAATGAGTCATCATCGTTCCACCTCACCCAAAAACCTATTTTTCCCCCATCATCACAGGCGCTGCATTTTGGATATTTATCACCTTCCGAAATATCTCCTCCTATATAAATCTCGTCATCCCCACTTGAAATTTGTATTGACACATTTAGATAATTTGGGCAATCAGGACATCCCATACCATCGTTATTATCGTCATTCCCACATCCACTATGTTCACAATTGTTTTCTCCGGTTGTATCTTCAAGAGAAAAATCCCCGTCAGGTGAATACACTTCTATATATATTTTTTCTATTTGATCTCTAAATAAAGAATTGCCAAGCCAATTTCCAAAACTCCATTCGCTCCATGAGTCACCGGAACAATCCTTATTGTCAGCCACTTCATAATATCCACCCACAAAATGAGTAATTGGCGCACAACACCACTGGCCACAAACTGGAGATTTGTCACACATATTATCTCCGCAACCACTACAGCTTCCTTGCTTGCTTGGTCCACTAAAAAATTCTGTTGAATTATTTTTATCAATATTAATCACTGGTGCATCTTCCATCTCCTCCACACAATACCATGGTTGATCAGCAAAATAGGCTGCTTCTGGTTGGAGATTAAAAATTGAGACCTCGCCCAGAGTTTCATCCACCGGATCCCAAGACATACAAGCGTTAATATCTTCGTGTTGTGAGGGATCTGTTTCTAAACAATATCCACCCCAAGAATAGTATAAATCATCGCGTTGTTTCAATGCACAACTCCCCATTTCAGATCCACAATCACTATCGGTTTTACACCGATTACCAATTTGATAGCCAGTATCCACTGAAACACAAATACCTTCCGGAATGCAAGTTTCTCCGGTTGGGTCGTCATTAACATCACCAATACACCCCGAAGTATTAATATTATAATATCTAACTTCTGAACCATATTTAACTTTGCGATATTTTAATTGACATTCTTCACCGCTATCATCATCACACACATTAGCTTCCGGATAATATGGCCTACCCTGGGTTGTGTAAGCCTGCTCATCCATCCCAGCCGCAAAGGGACTATCCTTTTCAGCATATAAACGCGTACTGGCTTTAACTACGCATGCACCATCGCCGCAAATTTGATTGTCTGGACATTGATCATCACTAGCACAGCGACAATGGTTAATAGTTAAATCACAAGTTTGGCTTAGGATACAGTCACTATCATTAATACAAAAATCATTACTCAAACCATAGTCTATCCAACATTCATCACCATAACATTTTCCCGGACAACTGCTACTAGTATCTCCCTCAGAACAACCTTGTAAGTCTTCCTTATAAATATAAGTTCTGGCATAAAATTCCGGATCATCGGGCGCGCCAGTACCGTATTTTTGAGTGGTTAAAAATTCAATGGGTTCTAAATTATTAATAGACCAACCAGAATAATCTTCGCCCTGCCAAGAAATATCGCGTTGTTGATAGGCCTCAACTGCTCTAGTCACAGCCACACACGTGCCAGCCCCGACATAGCTTCCACCTGGACAACTTGAAGTTAAACCATAATCCGTGCTACATACATTTCGACGATATCTATATTTATCATCCCAATCTTCTGATCGATCTAAACCCAAACAGGCTTCATTAATTCCACAATCAAAATCACTCAAACATGGTTCATTTATATGTGTCTCAACGTGAACCATACCCGACCCTGGACAAGTACCTAGGGGATCCTCCGTATCACCAATTTGATTACACCGACCATAATTAATACATTTTGCTTTCCATTGACCTTCAATATTGTCCCATTCATAATCCGTATCGGTGCAATATAACCATTCTGAACATTGACGATCACGCCTAACTTTTAAAATAGTATTTGTATCATCATAACCATAAATAAAATTGTCCGTGCCACCAGTTCCTCCAATTTCTCCATCACAACCACCGCCTGACGATTCTCCACAACTTGTTGGTGCCATACTTTTACCATCTTCTTCATCACTAGAAATATAAGTTCTAACTGCGTTATATTTTAAATTCGACTGATTGGTGTTATTTAATAAGACGCAACCCTCTTTCAAAGACACCTGGCCGTTACACGAAGTTGTGTCTAATTGTTCATTATCTAAATAATAATAAGCATCAATCACTTTTAATTCTAAATTATCAAACAAGGTTGTGGCATTAAAACCAGCCTGACATTGTTTAATTCCACTTGAATCACAAGATGATGGAGGTAAAACGACTTGAGCCTGAACTGATTTAAATATTTTAGACCATAATTTTTTAAACAAACTAGCCGTTACACCACCGCCACCAGACCAACTTCCGCTAATACTTTTTGTCGTACCTTGTAATCTAATACTAATTTTATTAACCTCATCGCCGGTCTTAAAGGCGCCTGAAATTTGATACCAATTATCTATATCACCTAAATCACTTATTTTTACTTCCAAAGCTAAACCTTGATCCGGCCACTCTCCATTACCACGTTTATCGATAGATCTAATTATTGATTCAAAGCCATAAACCGATTCTAAACGCATACCCGGATTCTCATTAACTGACCCACTATAACCTGCTGGCCCAATTAATATTTTAGCAATATCTTCTTCGTGCAAAGCTTTTACTAAAGCTGTAAATTTATAAACTTGATTAGGCGCCACATCAATAAATTGATACACCTCAGCGGGTTTAATTTGCGTCGCCCCACAGCATGGACCATAATTATTCCATGGATTACCTGGCATAATAACACTCGAATTATTTGTGCCCTGAGTAGTATTGAGATAAGGTTTATTGCCAGACCATAATGTCGTTGGACTGGTTGTCGGAATAACGCCACTGCTAGTATTCCAGGCCGTCACATTCCAATCATCCACTGTCTCAAAATCCGCATCAGCAATTAAATTGTCTCCATGAGCATATGTGTCAGCAAATAAAGTACACTGATTCATGTCTGTTTTACATTCACCAGCATAACCACTATATGTCGAATTTGTTCCATTGTCCCAATTTTCAATATAACCCGTATTGTTGCACAAATTATCAGTTCCCTTGATAAACCACTTGTTTTCTACGCCATGTCTATATTCACAAATAAAAGGATCTGGATCAATAAAATAATTTGAACCACCCTGACTATCAACAAATTCCTCACAACCATCATGAGTAGCGTCACATAAAATAGCTCCTGAAATTGGCTTTTGGGGAGTAGATTGATATTTTTCTGGATCATTAATTAAATAACGCTCACTCCAACTATAACCTTCCATGTTTTGGTCTGGCAAACCCAATCTTTGACAGCCTTTATTTTCATAAGAACATTCGTAGCCTTCATTATAAATTAAAGGCAAAAATGCATCACTTGTTATAGTTATATTATCTATTAAACTCTCGCCATCTAAAGGATTATCATTATTTTTGTTAAACGTCTGTGCATAAGGTGAAATTGAATTTTGTGTATTAATAAATATCTGACAACCAACTACCTCTGACGAACATAAACTACTAAATGATTTTAAATAATATTCTTGATTGGATGAATCACGGTAAGCCTGACAACCCAATTCGCCATCACAAACACTGGGATCGTCCCAAGAATTTTGAATTAAAAATATGTTTTC belongs to Patescibacteria group bacterium and includes:
- a CDS encoding prepilin peptidase — its product is MIIAGVFILGLCLGSFLNCLIYRLEIKSSPWKGRSFCPRCKNFLSWFELIPIVSFIIQKGKCRHCQQKISWQYPWVELAAAGLFVLAYLIDFNNTWLLARDWLMILFLIVIFVYDLKHELILDKIVLPAVGLALILNLILGYVWWELLIAGSVGLGFYLIQFLISKGRWVGGGDMRLGLMMGFLLGWPELMVALFLAYILGSIVGISLILFNQKGWKSRIPFAPFLTTATLITMFWGQSLVQLLGLG
- a CDS encoding DUF2341 domain-containing protein produces the protein MFSKIKKQHHGFTITELMVATGIMVLLLGIVLINYREAGRQRSLSDEADRLASVLRQAQMKTLAGEIPAGQTERPAGGYGVKITSPSDRYILFADYDGDGDYDENEKIQETVLPKKVYIQSVVGGDEIIFIPPSGKISGPDCKITMALEMKTQGKIIDISSTSGQISLRSGEVERSSLVCKIDGVCEGDEAFNNCPLDCCESDCTAIDDTLCHQECDGIGGCVLRPACNGVVGGAGICLDNNTMVPCCSGTPIDCPGDQLCCSGACQNVTCVADEDCGACQVCSGTDCDATCSPVACGLKLEGGSDDGCCPEGCTVENDSDCAGLAGYKYRTPITINNNSDQTLTDYQVKIQVNYEEGKMQPDFDDIRFTQTTNTIELNYWRESYRESYAVFWVKVPELDMGDNQIYMYYGNEDVATISNGDLTFDFFDDFIGTNLAANWATNVSGGTITVANGQVTLASTSIVPVSISSAFIPTSPSFFIETKHKEGAYYRNRFYAATNLGGGSPIGFDYGYFYNGASWAYTTGKCYWNGTWNTTVNANTDYITRWLRTDGTDTAYNWYTINYSTGAIIDTRTTTNSSLIRYITIRLSEAANTSTIVDWVRVRKYANSEPIVNYNLENEERLIFECSDGIDNDGDGSVDNDGDGSVDLVDEGCESTSDDDESNCGDDVCEGNETFINCEADCHFDFTDSKTITITNIASQILTDYQVKVIVDRELEMQEDFGDIRFLNADETQFLSYWMESSGDLYAVFWVKVPQLNIGDNNIKMYYGDPDLTSESSVANTFIREIDGVVGAWDFDTAGSYADTSGNGNNGTCFGTSCPTWISNGMRGGAYSFDGADYVATNLNIDQSSGHTTTMCAWAYPTNPMNTDDLMSTDNSGWDWAIEGHYGLWRIADGGAYRSTGVSMNLNTWQYVCAVFGSSNTSFYKNGLAVYSTGVTPGYDASDNNFRIGMNPGGSSEAWYGSIDDALVFNRSLTANEILGLYNNYGYTTTYHPGKVLIRKYVNPEPIVNFYHEDFEHGFGRWTSLGGTPTSSEYYYHDGIKSYTTNENKDIIQTRAIGERVTVYFYDNASDAEMTTGVWVDDGITTVFLGVDTDSTLGTGVENEYVYRIGSWGRTNITRTTGWHKFEFDYSSGSGVVLKIDDIVVATSSAISSFNRILLGDVWDWKVSVGDVYFDDLTIE